Genomic DNA from Alkalihalobacterium alkalinitrilicum:
GATGGCTGGTGAGGACCCTGAATTAGTTCAAATCAAACCAGGATATGAAGTTGGCTTAGTATTTAACAGAAGAAATAAAATATCAGAAATCATTGTCAATAATAAATCGAAACATCCTGAGGCAAGAATTGTAACTGTTGAGCGTGTCGATCTAGAAAAAGATTTATTTATCGAAGCCTACGAAGATGGGGAACTCGTCTCTTACCCAGTCGATGATAAAGCGTGTTTAATCTATGATGAGGAACCTACGCAAATTGCACCGCTTGACCGTCAGTTCGGGTCTAAAACGGTTCCACAACGAGCACTTGCTATCTTTGCAGGTCCTCTCATGAACTTTGTGTTGGCTTTTATCATTTTAACTGCCTTTGCATTATTAGCTGGAATGCCTGTAGACGAATCTAGAATTGGTATGGTCTCTCCTGAAGGAGCAGCAGCTAAAGCTGAACTAATAGAAAATGATAGAATTTTGTCGATTAATGGTCAACCTCTTGAGACGTGGGAAGACTTAACTTCAGTTATTCAACAACACCCGAATCAGGAATTAGTATTTGAAGTTGAGCGTAATGGGCAAGTATTTGAAGCCGTTGTTACTCCGCATGAACGACCAGGACCGATGGGAGAACCTGAAGGGTTTATAGGTGTCGGTCAATCAACAGCATTTAATGTTTTAGGATCTATTAAATATGGAGTAACGGAAACGTACGTATTTGCTAAACTCATTTTTGAAGCTCTTGGAATGTTAGTAACTGGTCAATTTTCGTTGGATCAGTTAGCGGGCCCCGTAGGAATTTATAATTATACTGGTCAGGCAGCTGAAATGGGCATTTTTGTTCTAATGAAGTGGGCTGCTATATTAAGTGTTAACCTTGGAATTATTAACTTACTTCCACTTCCAGCTCTTGATGGTGGACGATTAATGTTTATTGGATTAGAAGCTGTTCGTGGAAAACCAATTGATCCACAAAAAGAGGGATTAGTTCACTTCATTGGGTTTGCATTATTAATGTTACTCATGCTAGTGGTGACCTGGAATGATATAAATAAATTCTTTTTATAAATAAAATGTGAGCTTCTCAAAGGAGAGATTCTTTTTTGAAGCTCATCTAATAGTGTTGAAGGAAGGGAAAAACAATGAAACAAAGCTCATACTTCATCCCAACGATGCGTGAAGTACCGGCTGATGCTGAGATTGCTAGTCATCAGCTAATGCTACGGGCAGGAATGATCCGCCAAACTGCATCAGGGATTTATAGTTATTTACCGTTAGGAAAGAGAGTATTAAAAAAGGTAGAAGAGATTATTCGTGAAGAAATGGATGCTTCAGGAGCGATTGAAGTGTTAATGCCAGCAATTCAACCTGCTGAATTGTGGGAAGAATCAGGACGTTTAGGTGATTATGGACCAGAACTAATGCGATTGAAAGATCGCCACGAACGTGACTTCGTTCTCGGGGCTACTCATGAAGAAGTTATTACTAGCCTTGTTCGTGATGATGTTAAGTCTTATAAAAAGTTACCAATAAATTTATATCAAATTCAAACGAAATATCGTGATGAACGTAGACCACGCTTTGGAGTCCTTAGGTCCCGTGAATTTATTATGAAAGACGCTTATTCTTTTGATACGTCAAAAGAAGGTTTAGATGTCAGTTATCAAAAAATGTATGATGCATATACTCGGATTTTTAAGCGTTTTGGCCTCGATTTTCGTGCTGTTGAAGCTGATAGTGGTGCTATTGGTGGAACAGATACACATGAATTCATGGTGTTAACTGAAGTAGGAGAAGATACAATTGCTTATTCTGATCAATCTGAATTTGCAGCTAATATAGAAATTGCACCTGTACATGTGAACTATACTAAGAGTGATGAGACAGAAGAAGCTCTTGAAAAAGTAGAAACGCCTAATGTTAAAACGATTGAGGATTTAGAAAACTTCTTCAAACAATCTTCAGATCGAATGATTAAGGCTATACTTTATACAGTTAATGAAGAACCCTTATTAGTACTCGTTCGTGGAGATCATGAAGTAAACGAAATAAAAGTGAAAAATCTTTTTGATAAAGGTGTTGTTGAATTAGCTTCTCCTGAACAGGCAAAGCAATTCTTAAACTGTGAAACAGGATATATTGGACCAATAGGTTTACCTTCTGATATTAAAGTTGTCGCGGATGTAGCTGTCCAGTATGTTGTAAACGCAATTTGCGGTGCCAATGAATTAGGTTTTCACTTTCAAAATGTAAATCCTGAGCGAGATTTTACGGTTTCAACCTTCACTGATTTACGTCTTATTCAAGAAGGTGATCCTTCCCCTGATGGCAAAGGAACGATCCGCTTTGCTAAAGGAATTGAAGTTGGACACGTATTTAAATTAGGAACGAAATATAGTGAAGCGTTAGGAGCAAATTACCTTGATGATCAAGGTAAAACACAGCCTATGATTATGGGTTGTTATGGTATTGGTGTTTCTCGAACTGTAGCAGCTATTGTTGAACAAAGTAATGACGAAAATGGACTTTTATGGCCAAAATCAGTATCCCCTTTCGATATTCATCTCATTGCCATTAATGTGAAGGACGAAGCGCAGTTAAAACTTGCGGACAAGCTCTATGATGAACTTAGAGCCAATCGTTTAGATGTACTTTATGACGAGCGACCTGAACGAGCTGGGGTGAAATTCAAAGATGCGGACTTGATCGGATTACCTATTCGAATTGGTGTAGGAAAAAAAGCTGCTGAAGGAATTGTCGAAGTGAAAGTTCGAAAAACCGGTGAAATGCTAGAAGTTTCTGTAGCAGAGCTAAATGAAACAATTCAAACGTTAATTAGTAAGCTTTAATAGTTTTCAGGAAAATTGATGAGGCTGACTCTTAAGTGTCTGCTCACTTCATAATTTTTATGAGTGAGATATGTAACACTTGGCTTTGAGTTAGCCTCATTACCTTTTAGAATTTAGAGGGGAGGGAGGAGTCTTATGAATAACCAGGACCAGCAAACAAGAAAAGAACGATTTCAGTTACTCCTTCAACAAATGTTACTACCAGAAGAACTTGTACAACAGTACTTTCAAAATGGACAAATTGTGAAGCTGACGATTCAAAAAGAGAAAAAAGCATGGCATTTCAAGTTTTATTTAGATACCGTATTACCAGCCAATGTATACCTTGCATTTTCAGAACGAATCGTTCAGTCCTTCCAACATATTGCTTCGGTTACGTTTTCTATTCAATACAACAACCCTCAAATTAATGAACATTTGATCGCTGACTATTGGAGCGTAATTGTTGCTCAGCTGAAATCTGTTTCGCATGGATTTATTTCATTATTAGAAAAACAAGTCCCTAAGATAAACAATCGCCAATTGGTCATTCAAGCCAGGAACGAAGCAGAAAAAGAAGCCTTGCTTCGTAAATTAACAGAACCATTAAAACAAACATGTGAATCTTTAGGTTTACCCCCATTTCAATTAGAGGCTGAAGTAAAAGAGTCGGTAGAAGAAATGAATAAATTTATGGAAGAACGTGCGAAAGAAGATCACTCTAAAGTAATTGAAGCGATGTTAGAAAAGAAAAAGATGGAAAAAGAAGCAGGTACGAAAACGGCACAATCATCGCTCGTTATTGGTTATAAAATTAAGGATGAACCAACGGCAATATGTGAAATCTTGGATGAAGAACGTAAAATTGCGATACAAGGTTATGTATTCGATACGGACATTCGGGAGTTACGTTCAGGACGATCACTTCTTACTTTTAAAATTACGGACTATACTGATTCAATTATTGTTAAAATCTTTTCTAGAGATAAAGAAGATGTCCCATTACTGCAAGGTGTTAAAAAAGGAATGTGGTTAAAAGTTCAAGGTATGGTTCAAAATGATACATTTGTACGTGACCTTGTAATGATTGCTAAAGATATTAATCAAGTGAAACCGATAGAACGGCTGGACACTGCAGCTGAAGATGAAAAAAGGGTTGAATTACATGTCCATACGACTATGAGTCAAATGGATGGGATGGTTAATGCAGGAAGATATGTGGAACAAGCAGCAAAATGGGGGCATAAAGCTATTGCAATTACCGACCATGCAGTTGTTCAATCCTTCCCTGAAGCATATTCAGCAAGTAAAAAACACGGAGTGAAAATATTATACGGTCTAGAAGCGAATGTAGTCGATGACGGTGTACCGATTGCTTATAATGAAGCTCCTCGTCCATTATTGGAAGATACGTATGTCGTGTTTGACGTGGAAACAACTGGATTATCTGCTGTCTATAATTCAATTATCGAATTAGCCGCGGTTAAAGTGAAGAATGGTGAAATTATCGATCGTTTTGAATCGTTTGCGGATCCACACGAAACATTGACTCAAACGATTATCGATCTAACAGGAATTACCGATGATATGGTTAAGGGAGCTCCAGAAGTAGAGGATGTCCTTCGTAAATTTCAGGAATTTGTAGGAGATGCCATACTCGTAGCTCATAATGCTAGTTTTGATATGGGATTTTTGAATGTAGGTTATCGAAAAATTGGTTTAGGGGATGCACCAAACCCAGTAATAGATACACTTGAATTAGCGCGCTTCTTATATCCAGAGATGAAAAACCACCGTTTAAATACACTTTGTAAAAAGTTTGATATTGAGTTAGTTAGTCATCACCGTGCGATTTATGATGCGGAAGCAACTGGGTTTTTAATGTGGAAAATGGTAAAAGATGCAATCGAAAAAGGGATTGAGTCTCATGATCAACTAAACCAAAACATGGGTAAAGGTGAGTTTTTCAGACAGCGACCATTTCATTGCATGATTATTGCACAAACGCAAGAAGGATTGAAAAATTTATATGAGCTTGTTTCAATCGCTCATGTTAATTATTTTTTTCGAACGCCACGTATTCCAAGGTCCGAATTACAAAAACGCCGAAAAGGGTTATTAATTGGTGCCTCTGGATGTGATAATGGTGAAGTTTTTGAAGCGATGATGCAAAAGTCGCCAGATGAAGTAGAAGAAATCGCTAAGTTTTATGATTATTTAGAAGTTCAACCACCATCTAATTTTCCGCAGCTGCTAGAAAGAGAGATCGTAAAAAGTGAAGCACATCTTGAACTCATCATTCGAAATATAGTTAAGTTAGGTGAGAAGTTAGAAAAGCCTGTAGTTGCTACTGGCAACGTCCATTATCTTGATGAAAATGATGCTATTTATCGAAAAATCTTGATTGGTTCCCAAGGTGGTGCTAATCCATTAAATAGAAACTCCTTACCCATTGTTCACTTTCGAACTACGAATGAAATGATTGATATATTCTCTTTCTTAGGAGATGAAAAGGCAAAGGAAGTAGTCGTTACACATCCAAACAATATAGTTGAGATGGTAGAAGATATTCAGCCGATTCCAGATGACCTTTATACTCCTAACATTGAAGGTGCTGACGATGAAGTTCGACAAATGAGCTATAATCGTGCGAAAAGTATATATGGTGAAGAACTCCCAGAAATTGTAGAAGCTCGGTTAGAAAAAGAGTTAAAAAGTATTATTGGGCATGGATTTGCCGTCATTTATTTAATCTCGCATAAACTTGTTAAAAAATCACTTATTGACGGATACTTAGTTGGCTCAAGGGGATCTGTAGGTTCATCTCTAGTAGCAACGATGACTGAAATCACAGAAGTTAATCCACTTCCACCACATTATGTGTGTCCAAACTGTCATCACTCTTACTTTTTTAATGATGGATCTGTAGGTTCAGGTTATGATCTACCAGATAAGGATTGTACAGAATGTAGCACAAAATATGTGAAGGATGGACAAGATATTCCATTTGAAACCTTCTTAGGATTTAAAGGTGATAAGGTACCTGATATTGACTTAAACTTTTCTGGGGAATATCAACCACGCGCCCATAACTATACTAAAGTGTTGTTCGGTGAAGAAAACGTCTATAGAGCAGGTACAATTGGAACGGTAGCGGAAAAAACAGCTTACGGATATGTAAAAGGATATCAAAGTGACCATAATTTACAAATTCGCTCAGCAGAAATTGACAGACTTGTTTCAGGATGTACGGGTGTAAAAAGAACGACTGGACAGCATCCAGGTGGAATAATTGTAGTTCCTGATTTCATGAATATCCATGATTTTTGTCCGATCCAATTCCCAGCTGATGATAAAACATCAGAATGGAAAACAACCCATTTTGATTTTCACTCTATTCATGATAATTTGTTAAAGCTAGATATACTTGGACACGATGATCCGACTGTCATCAGAATGTTACAAGATTTAAGTGGGATCGATCCTAAAACAATACCAACTGATGATACGGAAGTAATGAAAATATTTTCTGGACCTGAAGTCTTAGGGGTAACAGAAGAACAAATCATGTGTAAAACAGGGACACTAGGTATCCCTGAATTCGGAACTCGATTTGTAAGGCAAATGCTTGAAGAAACGAAGCCTAGTACATTCTCAGAACTAGTTCAAATCTCAGGGTTATCTCATGGAACAGATGTATGGTTAAATAATGCTAATGAGTTAATATATAGTGGTACATGTGAACTGAAAGACGTAATTGGTTGTCGTGATGATATTATGGTTTATTTAATTTATGCTGGGTTAGAACCGTCGCTAGCCTTTAAAATTATGGAATCCGTTCGTAAAGGTAAAGGACTTCAGGAAGAGTGGATCGAAGAAATGAAAAAGAATAATGTACCAGATTGGTACATAGGGTCTTGCTTGAAGATTAAGTATATGTTCCCGAAAGCCCATGCTGCAGCCTATGTATTAATGGCTGTTCGGATTGCCTACTTTAAAGTTCATTTTCCACTACTTTACTATGCTGCATATTTCACGGTAAGAGCAGATGATTTTGATCTAGATACAATGGTTAAAGGTTCAACAAGTATCCGAGCAAAGATTGAAGAAATTAATGCAAAAGGCTTAGATGCTTCACCAAAAGAGAAGAATTTATTAACGGTTTTAGAACTTTCCTTAGAGATGTGTGAACGAGGCTTTTCTTTCCAGAAAGTGGACTTATATCGTTCGAGTGCTACTGAGTTCATTATTGAAGGAGATACGCTACTTCCACCATTTAATGCATTGAATGGAGTAGGAACAAATGCTGCTATTAACATCGTTCGAGCAAAAGAAGAACGAGAATTCCTTTCTATAGAAGATTTGCAACAACGTAGTAAATCAACGAAAACAGTTATAGAACATTTGCAAGATCATGGCTGTCTTGAAGGGTTACCAGAATCGAACCAACTATCGCTATTCTAGTGTTGGAACAATACCCTTCTGTTGCAATTAAAGGAAGATTATGATATTGTTTTTATGGTCATACTTAGAATAGGAAGAGAGAAGAGTGGGGAAACCCACTCTTTCTTATTCCTCCTTAAAGTAAGGAATAGTAACGAGGATAAAAGGGCATAAGCAATAAAGGAGGAGCCTATGAGTAAGAAGGTTACGGAAATTACGGAAGAGTTAGTTTTACCTATAGTAGACGAACTTGAATTAGAATTAGTCGATATAGAGTTCAAAAAGGAAGGGAAAAACTGGTTTTTGCGAGTTTTTATAGATTCTGATAACGGTGTTGATATAGAGGACTGTGGTACTGTAAGCGAACGTCTGAGTGAGCAACTAGATGCACTAGATCCAATACAACAAGCTTATTTTCTTGAAGTATCCTCTCCAGGTGCTGAACGACCTTTGAAAAAAGAAAAAGATGTCTATAAAGCTATTGGAAAGAACGTACATGTGACTACATATGAACCGCTGGATGGTGAAAAAGCGTTTGAAGGAAAATTATTAGATTTTGACGGTGTTGATTTGAAAATTCAAATGAAAATAAAAACTCGTACAAAAGAAATTACGATTCCTTATACAAAAGTAGCTAGCGCGAGGTTAGCGATTATTTTTTAATCTAGTTCACAATAAGACAGCAATCACGAATCAAAATTGAACCTTTTGCTGAAATGCATTGAAATACGTAAGGTTTTTAATTTGAAAGGGGGAAAGAATTCCATGAACAGCGATTTTATGGAAGCACTATCTACTTTAGAAAAAGAAAAAGGTATAAGTAAAGAAGTTATTTTAGAAGCAATTGAAGCTGCTTTAATTTCAGGATACAAACGAAACTTCAACCAAGCTCAAAACGTTCGTGTTGATATCAATCGTGAAACAGGAGATATCCGAGTTTTTGCTAGAAAAACCGTTGTTGAAGAAGTATTTGACACAAGATTAGAGATTGCTGAAGAAGCTGCGAAAGAGCTTAACCCTAACTTTGAAGTTGATGATGTTGTCGAAATCGAAGTAACTCCAAAAAACTTTGGACGTATTGCAGCGCAAACAGCAAAACAAGTTGTAACGCAACGTGTACGTGAAGCAGAGCGAGGAATTATCTATTCCGACTTTATTGACCGAGAAGAAGATATTATTACAGGAATTGTTCAACGACAAGATAGTCGTTTTATCTATGTTGATTTAGGTAAAGTTGAAGCGATTTTACCTGTTAATGAACAAATGCCGAACGAAAGCTATCGTCATAATGACAGAATTAAAGCGTTTATTACAAAAGTTGAAAAAACAACTAAAGGTCCACAAATTATGATTTCCCGTACACACCCTGGGCTATTAAAACGACTTTTTGAACTTGAAGTTCCAGAAATTTATGATGGTACGGTTGAAGTGAAGTCTGTTGCTCGTGAAGCAGGGGATCGATCTAAAATTGCGGTCTATGCAGAAAATCCTGAAGTTGACCCAGTTGGAGCATGTGTCGGTCCAAAAGGACAACGTGTTCAAACGATTGTCAATGAACTAAAAGGTGAAAAGATTGATATCGTTCGCTGGTCTGAAGATCCAGTCGAGTATGTCGCTAATGCATTAAGTCCTTCTAAAGTTGTTCAAGTACAAGTAAATGAAGAAGAAAAAATGACTCGCGTGATTGTCCCTGA
This window encodes:
- a CDS encoding PolC-type DNA polymerase III, whose product is MNNQDQQTRKERFQLLLQQMLLPEELVQQYFQNGQIVKLTIQKEKKAWHFKFYLDTVLPANVYLAFSERIVQSFQHIASVTFSIQYNNPQINEHLIADYWSVIVAQLKSVSHGFISLLEKQVPKINNRQLVIQARNEAEKEALLRKLTEPLKQTCESLGLPPFQLEAEVKESVEEMNKFMEERAKEDHSKVIEAMLEKKKMEKEAGTKTAQSSLVIGYKIKDEPTAICEILDEERKIAIQGYVFDTDIRELRSGRSLLTFKITDYTDSIIVKIFSRDKEDVPLLQGVKKGMWLKVQGMVQNDTFVRDLVMIAKDINQVKPIERLDTAAEDEKRVELHVHTTMSQMDGMVNAGRYVEQAAKWGHKAIAITDHAVVQSFPEAYSASKKHGVKILYGLEANVVDDGVPIAYNEAPRPLLEDTYVVFDVETTGLSAVYNSIIELAAVKVKNGEIIDRFESFADPHETLTQTIIDLTGITDDMVKGAPEVEDVLRKFQEFVGDAILVAHNASFDMGFLNVGYRKIGLGDAPNPVIDTLELARFLYPEMKNHRLNTLCKKFDIELVSHHRAIYDAEATGFLMWKMVKDAIEKGIESHDQLNQNMGKGEFFRQRPFHCMIIAQTQEGLKNLYELVSIAHVNYFFRTPRIPRSELQKRRKGLLIGASGCDNGEVFEAMMQKSPDEVEEIAKFYDYLEVQPPSNFPQLLEREIVKSEAHLELIIRNIVKLGEKLEKPVVATGNVHYLDENDAIYRKILIGSQGGANPLNRNSLPIVHFRTTNEMIDIFSFLGDEKAKEVVVTHPNNIVEMVEDIQPIPDDLYTPNIEGADDEVRQMSYNRAKSIYGEELPEIVEARLEKELKSIIGHGFAVIYLISHKLVKKSLIDGYLVGSRGSVGSSLVATMTEITEVNPLPPHYVCPNCHHSYFFNDGSVGSGYDLPDKDCTECSTKYVKDGQDIPFETFLGFKGDKVPDIDLNFSGEYQPRAHNYTKVLFGEENVYRAGTIGTVAEKTAYGYVKGYQSDHNLQIRSAEIDRLVSGCTGVKRTTGQHPGGIIVVPDFMNIHDFCPIQFPADDKTSEWKTTHFDFHSIHDNLLKLDILGHDDPTVIRMLQDLSGIDPKTIPTDDTEVMKIFSGPEVLGVTEEQIMCKTGTLGIPEFGTRFVRQMLEETKPSTFSELVQISGLSHGTDVWLNNANELIYSGTCELKDVIGCRDDIMVYLIYAGLEPSLAFKIMESVRKGKGLQEEWIEEMKKNNVPDWYIGSCLKIKYMFPKAHAAAYVLMAVRIAYFKVHFPLLYYAAYFTVRADDFDLDTMVKGSTSIRAKIEEINAKGLDASPKEKNLLTVLELSLEMCERGFSFQKVDLYRSSATEFIIEGDTLLPPFNALNGVGTNAAINIVRAKEEREFLSIEDLQQRSKSTKTVIEHLQDHGCLEGLPESNQLSLF
- the rimP gene encoding ribosome maturation factor RimP, with product MSKKVTEITEELVLPIVDELELELVDIEFKKEGKNWFLRVFIDSDNGVDIEDCGTVSERLSEQLDALDPIQQAYFLEVSSPGAERPLKKEKDVYKAIGKNVHVTTYEPLDGEKAFEGKLLDFDGVDLKIQMKIKTRTKEITIPYTKVASARLAIIF
- the nusA gene encoding transcription termination factor NusA, encoding MNSDFMEALSTLEKEKGISKEVILEAIEAALISGYKRNFNQAQNVRVDINRETGDIRVFARKTVVEEVFDTRLEIAEEAAKELNPNFEVDDVVEIEVTPKNFGRIAAQTAKQVVTQRVREAERGIIYSDFIDREEDIITGIVQRQDSRFIYVDLGKVEAILPVNEQMPNESYRHNDRIKAFITKVEKTTKGPQIMISRTHPGLLKRLFELEVPEIYDGTVEVKSVAREAGDRSKIAVYAENPEVDPVGACVGPKGQRVQTIVNELKGEKIDIVRWSEDPVEYVANALSPSKVVQVQVNEEEKMTRVIVPDYQLSLAIGKRGQNARLAAKLTGWKIDIKSESEAEELGLLEPVEELQDVNAGVVHTEIDELETDDNETFKEEEIEVDK
- the rseP gene encoding RIP metalloprotease RseP; translation: MNTLIAIIIIFGLLVFIHEWGHLYFAKRAGILCREFAIGFGPKLFSFKKDETLYTIRLLPLGGFVRMAGEDPELVQIKPGYEVGLVFNRRNKISEIIVNNKSKHPEARIVTVERVDLEKDLFIEAYEDGELVSYPVDDKACLIYDEEPTQIAPLDRQFGSKTVPQRALAIFAGPLMNFVLAFIILTAFALLAGMPVDESRIGMVSPEGAAAKAELIENDRILSINGQPLETWEDLTSVIQQHPNQELVFEVERNGQVFEAVVTPHERPGPMGEPEGFIGVGQSTAFNVLGSIKYGVTETYVFAKLIFEALGMLVTGQFSLDQLAGPVGIYNYTGQAAEMGIFVLMKWAAILSVNLGIINLLPLPALDGGRLMFIGLEAVRGKPIDPQKEGLVHFIGFALLMLLMLVVTWNDINKFFL
- a CDS encoding proline--tRNA ligase — translated: MKQSSYFIPTMREVPADAEIASHQLMLRAGMIRQTASGIYSYLPLGKRVLKKVEEIIREEMDASGAIEVLMPAIQPAELWEESGRLGDYGPELMRLKDRHERDFVLGATHEEVITSLVRDDVKSYKKLPINLYQIQTKYRDERRPRFGVLRSREFIMKDAYSFDTSKEGLDVSYQKMYDAYTRIFKRFGLDFRAVEADSGAIGGTDTHEFMVLTEVGEDTIAYSDQSEFAANIEIAPVHVNYTKSDETEEALEKVETPNVKTIEDLENFFKQSSDRMIKAILYTVNEEPLLVLVRGDHEVNEIKVKNLFDKGVVELASPEQAKQFLNCETGYIGPIGLPSDIKVVADVAVQYVVNAICGANELGFHFQNVNPERDFTVSTFTDLRLIQEGDPSPDGKGTIRFAKGIEVGHVFKLGTKYSEALGANYLDDQGKTQPMIMGCYGIGVSRTVAAIVEQSNDENGLLWPKSVSPFDIHLIAINVKDEAQLKLADKLYDELRANRLDVLYDERPERAGVKFKDADLIGLPIRIGVGKKAAEGIVEVKVRKTGEMLEVSVAELNETIQTLISKL